Proteins encoded in a region of the Antedon mediterranea chromosome 2, ecAntMedi1.1, whole genome shotgun sequence genome:
- the LOC140040578 gene encoding immunoglobulin-binding protein 1-like produces the protein MSNKSTSENEQQQYTLSETFDHAWKHFEDIKVCEEATNSVNYQQQVSKAIAILEKATHMVNDLALFSSNEQVDEISTQDLRYLLLPSLLGELTLKVTSGDRLEMLDLGEAYFIDYLKRCKDYSITEEKIPTTDNCVERNVQPTVSGPGRLNMKSMQMEREAKLKKYKEQKEREKKIKEMGTWLQIRQKDDEIQRDYYKLILESCVNEAIDQIKSISQEKEILQHMAKSKSAGSIAKTEPSLPAKERKPIKPFIITRDSVQAKVFGAGYPSIPTVTLEEFFQKEVRERKIPQEALNPSAVVVEHGQQDDEPEEKPEVDENDPEELKRARELDEWKDDHKRGWGNRYNRS, from the exons ATGTCAAATAAATCAACCTCAGAAAATGAACAACAGCAATATACACTTTCAGAAACATTTGATCATGCCTGGAAACATTTTGAGGACATTAAAGTATGTGAGGAAGCCACAAATTCTGTTAATTATCAG CAACAAGTATCCAAGGCAATTGCAATTTTAGAGAAAGCTACACATATGGTCAATGATTTGGCCTTATTCAGTAGTAATGAACAAGTAGATGAAATATCAACTCAAGACCTAcg GTACTTACTTTTACCAAGCCTTCTAGGTGAACTTACACTTAAAGTAACAAGTGGCGATAGACTAGAGATGCTTGATTTAGGTGAAGCCTACTTCATTGACTACCTTAAACGATGTAAAGACTACAGTATTACAGAAGAG AAAATTCCCACAACAGACAATTGTGTAGAGAGAAATGTGCAACCTACAGTTTCTGGACCAGGGAGGTTAAATATGAAATCAATGCAAATGGAAAGAGaagcaaaattaaaaaaatataaagaacaaaaagaaagagaaaaaaaaattaaagaaatggGCACATGGTTACAAATTCGacaaaaagatgatgaaattcAG AGAGAttactataaattaatattagaaaGTTGTGTTAATGAAGCAATTGACCAAATAAAAAGCATTTCAcaagaaaaagaaatattacAACATATGGCAAAATCAAAATCAGCTGGTTCGATAGCAAAGACCGAGCCAAGTCTACCTGCTAAAGAAAGGAAG cCAATTAAGCCTTTTATAATTACAAGAGATTCAGTTCAAGCCAAAGTATTCGGAGCTGGTTATCCAAGCATACCAACTGTAACATTAGAAGAATTTTTCCAGAAAGAAGTTCGGGAAAGAAAGATACCACAAGAAGCATT AAACCCATCAGCTGTTGTAGTTGAACACGGCCAACAAGATGATGAGCCAGAGGAGAAACCAGAAGTAGATGAGAATGACCCTGAGGAACTTAAAAGAGCAAGGGAGCTTGATGAATGGAAAGATG ACCATAAACGAGGCTGGGGAAATAGGTATAACCGTTCATAA
- the LOC140039724 gene encoding uncharacterized protein, giving the protein MVNNSPVTSILCMTLVYVLILSTVTPIEAVRRLNHPPKHSRWGKRTYTSLSESNKDMADIKEDLLNISTTLSTLFNKDNTDFIDTPGVCDGPFLKRLKCIIRSRHTHDITSQTHFIDLSNQEV; this is encoded by the exons ATGGTTAACAACAGTCCGGTGACGTCGATATTATGTATGACTCTTGTGTATGTTTTAATTCTATCCACTGTAACGCCGATCGAAGCAGTACGCCGCCTCAATCACCCTCCAAAACACAGTAGATGGGGAAAACGAACGTACACATCATTATCAG AATCCAATAAAGACATGGCTGATATTAAAGAAGACTTATTAAACATATCTACGACACTTAGCACTCTCTTCAATAAAGATAACACTGATTTTATAGACACACCTGGTGTATGTGATGGGCCATTTCTAAAGAGACTAAAGTGTATTATAAG atcACGACACACGCACGATATTACGTCACAGACACATTTTATTGACCTCTCAAATCAAGAAGTTTGA
- the LOC140041155 gene encoding uncharacterized protein — translation MCEADHLKGVNVFITHGTLCHSISESNGKVLINSIEALHSNQEEADTRMFLHAKYAAHHGGKDIVIISPDTDVFIIGLAFCKSLHGSHLYFNTGKDANLRTIHLQAIQEHIGNEVSNALIGLHCFTGCDSVSSFFGKGKVKAMKLVMENSNLCKAFCSLGNSTSELSDELVCDLETFVCRLYGHKNKSVNEVRYAMFSMNVRAENMMPPNKDALYKHIQRANYQASIHKASFIQQQNAPSPVGNGWKMADNKLVIDWMEKQPALHSILELSSCSCKKSKCNEGVANEKCCVSLGFSCTELCSCKNCNNLLHTSDVFEIDGDDSDDEEEGDEFEQEELFSLV, via the coding sequence ATGTGTGAAGCAGATCACCTCAAGGGAGTAAATGTATTCATAACTCATGGTACATTATGCCATTCTATTTCAGAATCAAATGGAAAAGTTCTAATTAATTCTATTGAGGCATTACACTCTAATCAAGAAGAGGCAGACACCAGAATGTTTCTGCATGCAAAGTATGCTGCACACCATGGTGGTAAAGATATTGTTATAATCAGCCCTGACACTGATGTGTTTATTATTGGATTGGCATTTTGCAAAAGTCTGCATGGCTCTCACCTTTATTTCAATACTGGAAAAGATGCTAATCTCCGAACAATTCATCTGCAGGCTATTCAGGAACATATTGGAAATGAAGTTTCAAATGCATTAATTGGACTACATTGCTTCACAGGATGCGATTCAGTCAGCTCTTTTTTTGGGAAGGGTAAAGTGAAGGCAATGAAACTCGTAATGGAAAACTCTAATTTATGCAAAGCATTCTGTTCATTGGGCAACTCTACCAGCGAACTTTCAGATGAATTAGTTTGTGATCTAGAAACATTTGTATGTAGGCTGTATGGTCACAAGAACAAATCTGTCAATGAAGTAAGGTATGCAATGTTCTCAATGAATGTAAGAGCTGAAAATATGATGCCACCCAATAAAGATgctttatataaacatattcagCGTGCCAATTATCAAGCTTCAATTCACAAAGCTAGttttattcaacaacaaaatgctCCATCTCCTGTTGGAAATGGGTGGAAGATGGCCGATAATAAACTCGTAATTGACTGGATGGAGAAGCAACCTGCTCTACACAGCATTCTCGAATTGTCATCCTGCTCATGTAAAAAGTCAAAATGCAATGAAGGGGTTGCAAATGAAAAATGCTGTGTATCCTTAGGATTCTCTTGTACAGAATTATGCTCGTGCAAAAACTGTAACAATCTTCTTCATACATCAGATGTTTTTGAAATTGATGGAGATGATAGCGATGATGAGGAAGAGGGAGATGAATTTGAGCAGGAAGAACTTTTTAGTCTAGTTTAA